A single region of the Synergistaceae bacterium genome encodes:
- a CDS encoding bifunctional adenosylcobinamide kinase/adenosylcobinamide-phosphate guanylyltransferase: MHVILGGRFQGKRAYAERLYGKFPAVSDLERDDALLPGLVVNVHLGVKRGLGCEFFAARMRVLRQCVILCTEICGGIVPVDEAQRRWREETGKVYQLLARGADIVDRVFAGLALRLKTVS, encoded by the coding sequence GTGCATGTTATTCTTGGTGGCAGATTTCAGGGCAAACGTGCCTACGCTGAGAGGCTCTACGGAAAGTTTCCTGCTGTGTCTGACCTCGAGCGTGATGATGCTCTGCTGCCTGGCCTCGTCGTCAATGTTCACTTAGGTGTGAAGCGCGGGCTCGGGTGTGAGTTCTTCGCGGCTAGAATGCGTGTGCTGAGGCAGTGTGTGATACTCTGCACGGAAATCTGCGGGGGGATTGTGCCCGTAGACGAAGCACAAAGACGATGGCGGGAAGAGACCGGCAAAGTCTATCAGCTTCTCGCGCGCGGGGCGGACATAGTTGACAGGGTATTTGCCGGCCTTGCCCTGAGGCTTAAAACGGTATCCTGA